AAGTCCCGCTTGATGGTTGACCACCTTACTCACTGTAGCAGCATCCATGCCTTGCGCTGCCAGCAGATAGAGCAGCACGCCAGGGTCCAGATCGCCGGAGCGCGTACCCATCACCAGCCCGCCCGTAGGGCTGAAGCCCATTGTCGTCTCAACGCTCGCGCCGCCCTGCGCAGCGGCCATGCTGGCCCCGTTCCCCAGGTGCGCGATAATCACCCGCCCATCAGCCGCGCCAGCGTCTTCCTTGCGCAAGGCGCGCAAAATGTACTCATACGAGAGGCCGTGAAAGCCATAGCGCAGCACGCCCTCATCCGCCAACCGGCGAGGGAGCGCGTAGAGCTGCGCGACGCGGGGCATGCTGCGGTGAAAGGCTGTATCAAAGCAGGCCACCTGGGGTAGAGCAGGGTACGCCCGCTGCGCAGATTGAATGGCGCTGATCGCCTGGGGCAGATGATCGGGATCAATAGAGACTAACCCTTGAAGTGCGTTTAAGAGGTTAGCATCAATCAGATGTGGTTCGCTGTAACGGCTGCCCCCATGCACCACCCGATGCCCTATCGCATCCAGGTTACTATCAAGCTGGCGCTGTCGCAGCCCGTCAAATACCATCTGCAAGCCAGCCGCGTGGTCAGACAGATCGCGCCGCTCATCCAGCAGAGTCGCGCCGCTGTCGTCAGCAATACGCAGCCGACTGCCGGAGAGGCCGATGCGCTCCACCTGCGCCGAGATATGCAGCCGTTCCTCGCTGTCCAGGTCGTAGAGCGCCGCCTTGAGGCTGGACGAACCCGTGTTGATCGTCAAAATCCGTCTGCTTTGCCGGTTAGACATCCTCATGTCTCTTTCCAGATCGCCTGAGCGTCTGTCGTTGTTCTTGCTCAGGTCAATGCGGCCAGGCGCTGGTTCGCTTCCCCGCGATAGAGGCCGCCGTGATAGCAGATAACCGTTTCGATGTCGTACCGCGCGAGCTTTTTCAGTGACTCCAGGGCCAGCGGCATATCAAGTGTTGCTTGTTGGCTCGGCCCCTGCAACTGCCCATCCACCACCCTCAGCGCGTCTCCGGCGATCAGCGTCTTACTCTGGCGATGATACAGGCAGATATGCCCAGGCGTGTGGCCCGGCGTGTTGATCACGGTAATGCCGCCGCAGTACGGCAGTTCCTCGCCATCCGCAACCGTTTTGTCTACGGCAGCCCTTGGCGGGTTCTCAAGCCTCGCCTGAAATGCCTGGCGCGCCTCCTCCGGCATCTCAGCCGGTAAAGCGGCCACCGCCTGAGCGATGGCCTGCGGCGTTAATTTCAGCGGCCTCTGGTCGCCCTGAATAAACGGCTTTTCGATTTCATTCGCTAAGACTTCGACTTTTTGCGGCGCTTCCTTCAGCATAACTGGCAAGCTGCCAATATGGTCCAAGTCCTGGTGCGTTACAATAATAGTATTGAGCCTCTCAAATGGGACGCCCGCCTGCTGCATGGCCTCACGAATTGACACTCCCCAAAGCTATACGCAAGGGGATTCTTCCTTCAGCCAGCCAACTTAGCAGATCGCAGCTTCCTGCGTCCACCAGCGGTTGATTGTCCAGAAGCGTTCGCAGCCTTGCGGCTGCCCGTTCCCGCCTGCCCGGCGGTACGGAGAGCGAGTTCTAAGATATTGAGGGCGGCATTCTGATCGCGGTCCAGCACCAGGCCACAGGAAGGACAGACATGAGTACGCATGCTGAGCGTTTTCTTCACCCGTTCGCCGCACCTGCTGCAATCCTGGCTGGTGTAGTGTGGGGAGACCGCCATAATGGGAATACCATGCAGCCCGCCATAATAGCGCACCCAAGTGAGGAACAGCCCCCAACTGGCATCGCTGATACTCTTCGCCAGATGGTGATTCTTGACCAGGGAGGCAATCTGCAAGTTTTCATAGGCAATCAGGTCGTTAGACCTGACCAACGCACTTGCCGTCTTGGCGGCGAAGTCTTTACGCTGCCGACTGACCTTGAGATAGCCTTTTGCCAGGCGTTTGATCGCCTTCTTGCGGTTTTTCCCGCGCTTCACCTTACGCGAGACGCGCCGATGCAGGCGCGTGAGTTTCGTTTCTGCTTTGCGGAGATAGCGGGGATTGGCTACTTGTTGGCCGTCCGAGTCGGTATAGAAGGCTTTCAGCCCTACGTCAATGCCGATCTGCTTCCCTGTCGGCTCATGCGGAGTCTTTCGGTCTGCCTGGACGGCAAACTGCACATAGTAGCCATCGTCACGCTTGAGCAGACGCGCGCGCTTGATCTGAGCCAGGGGAAAGGTTTCGATAGAGCGCGTACCGATCAGTCTGAGTGTGCCAATGCCGTGTCCATCGGTGAAGGTGATACGTTTGCCGTCCGGTTCCAGCTTCCAGCCAGAGGTTTTGTACTCAACGGAACGGTTATCCTTCTGGAAGCGGGGATAGCCCTTCTTGCCGGGTTTCTTCGTCTGGCAGTTGTCATAGAAGCGGGCAATAGATTGCCAGGCGCGTTCTGCGCTGGCTTGCCGGGCCATCGAATTGAGGCGGGCCGCAAAGGGATACTCCTTTGCGAGTTGGGCACTGTACTGATTCAGAGCATAGGCATTCGTGTCCCGCGTGTCCATCCACAGCTGGATAGCCTTATTGCGGATGAATTGCGTGGTGCGGATGGCTTCATCAATCGCGGCGCGGCTTTCCTGATTGGTCCTGAGCTTGTATTCCAGTATCAGCACGGATACCTCGCTTGCGGGCGGCCTCACGAATCAACAGTTCCATCACTGCCGTCTGGGAAATCCCATCGGCTGCTGCCAGTCGCTCCAAAAGCATCCTGGCATCCTCAGTTAGGCGAAAATGTGTAGACCGTTTCATGTACCTATTGTAGCACATGATGGGCCTCTATGTCAACCGCAACCAGGGCGCTTTTATCCCCATGCCTGAAGGCAGAGGTTTTACGCGCCCCTTGATAATTCACGGGCCGCTTAGATACGGGTCAGGTACCTAAGCGGCCAACAGTACCAACCCGCGAGAACCCGTAAAGAACCCACGCGCCGGTATGGCTATTGTAGCCTATGGCGCGTGGGCATGGCAAGCATCGGAAAGGAACCATGCCCATGCAGACTACAGGAACGTTTGATTTCACCCTACGCTATCAGCGCACGCTCTGTGCCAGGTATCACGTGCGCCCCCTCTCCCTCTTTCAGCAAGACATCCTCTATCGCTGTGATGGCACGGTTACGGTAGCTGATTTGTCCGACGCTACCCGCTGCCCCCACCCTGAAATCCGCGACGTGCTCAGCTTTCTCTCTCTTCACGGTCTGGTGAAAACACTGATGCCTGAACCCTGGCTGTTTGAGCGTCCTCTGGCGCCATTCCCCAAGCCCCAACCAGCACAGACCACAGGACATATCCAGCGTTGGCTGCAACGGCTGAAGCGCCTGATCCAGCACAGGCGAGATAGGTTCTGGTTCAGACGGTCTCTAGAAGTTCCTACACATCTATAACCTCTTGCCTGCCTCCGAAGGCTCCCCCAGCCCTGCGCGGCGTCTTCGTCCCAGGCCGCGCAGGCACGGGTGCGCGAGCGACCAACGGGAGCGAGAATGCGGGACTGGGTTCCCGCAAGCACCCGTCGCCGCAGGCGGCCTTTGCGGCAGAGCCTCCAGGCGTGGCCTTCAGCCGCCAGCGGGCTTGTGCATAGCCCTGGCCTGCCAGGAAACCTCCTTGCCCTGCGCTCAGAGTTTGTGCTAGGCTTGTTACTATGCGGGAAATAGAAGAAAGAGCAAGTTGAAATCCTACAAGGGCTGGACAGGGAGAGAACCCGATGAGCAATCAGGAGCATATAGACACCAAGCCTCGTCATACGAACCGGCTGATTCATGAAACCAGCCCTTATCTGCTTGAGCATGCCCACAACCCCGTTGATTGGTATCCCTGGAGTGAGGAGGCGCTGACAAAAGCAAAGACAGAAGACAGGCCAATCTTGCTGAGTGTAGGCTACAGCGCATGCCATTGGTGTCACCGCATGGCTGCTGAGAGCTTCGAGAACGAAGAGACGGCTCGCTTGATGAACCAACACTTTGTCAGTATCAAGGTGGACCGCGAGGAGCGCCCGGATATTGACGCCCTCTACATGGATGCCGTCCAGGCCATGACCGGCAGCGGCGGCTGGCCCATGACCGTCTTCCTCACGCCGGAGGGTCTGCCCTTCTACGGCGGCACCTACTTCCCGCCCAAAGACCGCTACGGCATGCCCGGCTTCCCCACGCTCTTGCAGCGCATCAGCGATTATTACCGCAACAAGCGCGAGCAGGTCGAGGAGACCGCCGCGCAGTTCCGCGACTTCTACAGCCGCCGCGTCCGGCTGGAGCAGGCGTCTGCTGGCGAGATCGGCCAGGAAGACGCTGCCAGCGGGCAGGCTGCTCTCAAAGAGGCCGTCGGGCGGCTCGCCGCCTCGTTCGATGGCACGCATGGCGGCTTCGGCGGCGCGCCCAAGTTTCCGCATCCGATGTCGCTGGATTTCCTGCTGCATCAGCGCCTGCGCCGGGCCGCGCAAGACGCCGAGACAACCGCCAGCGCCACGCAGCAGGACAAAAGCGCCTCAGCCAGCCCCAGGGACTCCGAACTGGGCATGGTCGAGTTCACCCTGGAAATGATGGCGAACGGCGGCATCTATGATCAGATCGGCGGCGGCTTCCATCGCTACGCCGTTGATGATCGCTGGCTTGTGCCGCACTTCGAGAAGATGCTCTACGACAACGCTTTGCTCAGCCGCGCCTATCTGCACGCTTATCAGATCACGGGCGAGCCATTCTATCGCCGCATCTGCGAGGAAACGCTGGATTACGTGCAGCGCGAGATGCTGAGCCAGGACGGCGGCTTTTATTCCACTCAGGATGCCGACAGCGAAGGCGTCGAGGGCAAGTTCTATCTCTGGACTCCGGCGGAAGTCAAGGCCGCGCTGGGCGAAGAAGACGGCGCGCTCTTTTGCGCCTTCTACGATGTTACTGAGCGCGGCAACTTCGAGCATACAAACATTCTGCACGTTGATCACGCGCTCAAAGAGATCGCAGAGCAGCAAAGCGTCAGCGTCGAACGGCTGGAGCAGGCGCTGGCGCGGGGCCGCGAGGTGCTGTACAGGCGACGCTCGGAGCGTGTCTGGCCGGGACTGGACACCAAAATCCTTACCGGCTGGAACGGCCTGATGCTGCGCAGCTTTGCCGAGGCCGCGCGCGTGCTGGGCCGCGACGACTACCGCGCCAGCGCCGAACGCGCCGCCAACTTCCTG
This genomic window from Ktedonobacterales bacterium contains:
- a CDS encoding acetate/propionate family kinase; the protein is MSNRQSRRILTINTGSSSLKAALYDLDSEERLHISAQVERIGLSGSRLRIADDSGATLLDERRDLSDHAAGLQMVFDGLRQRQLDSNLDAIGHRVVHGGSRYSEPHLIDANLLNALQGLVSIDPDHLPQAISAIQSAQRAYPALPQVACFDTAFHRSMPRVAQLYALPRRLADEGVLRYGFHGLSYEYILRALRKEDAGAADGRVIIAHLGNGASMAAAQGGASVETTMGFSPTGGLVMGTRSGDLDPGVLLYLLAAQGMDAATVSKVVNHQAGLLGVSGTSADMRDLLEREASDPRAAEAIALFCYQAKKFLGALAAALGGLETLIFTAGIGERAAVVRQRICAGLEFLGITLDPARNEAHAPIISRDGGPAVVRVMQTNEDLMIARHTYRLLSRGN
- a CDS encoding MBL fold metallo-hydrolase; translated protein: MSIREAMQQAGVPFERLNTIIVTHQDLDHIGSLPVMLKEAPQKVEVLANEIEKPFIQGDQRPLKLTPQAIAQAVAALPAEMPEEARQAFQARLENPPRAAVDKTVADGEELPYCGGITVINTPGHTPGHICLYHRQSKTLIAGDALRVVDGQLQGPSQQATLDMPLALESLKKLARYDIETVICYHGGLYRGEANQRLAALT
- a CDS encoding transposase, with the protein product MLILEYKLRTNQESRAAIDEAIRTTQFIRNKAIQLWMDTRDTNAYALNQYSAQLAKEYPFAARLNSMARQASAERAWQSIARFYDNCQTKKPGKKGYPRFQKDNRSVEYKTSGWKLEPDGKRITFTDGHGIGTLRLIGTRSIETFPLAQIKRARLLKRDDGYYVQFAVQADRKTPHEPTGKQIGIDVGLKAFYTDSDGQQVANPRYLRKAETKLTRLHRRVSRKVKRGKNRKKAIKRLAKGYLKVSRQRKDFAAKTASALVRSNDLIAYENLQIASLVKNHHLAKSISDASWGLFLTWVRYYGGLHGIPIMAVSPHYTSQDCSRCGERVKKTLSMRTHVCPSCGLVLDRDQNAALNILELALRTAGQAGTGSRKAANASGQSTAGGRRKLRSAKLAG
- a CDS encoding thioredoxin domain-containing protein; this translates as MSNQEHIDTKPRHTNRLIHETSPYLLEHAHNPVDWYPWSEEALTKAKTEDRPILLSVGYSACHWCHRMAAESFENEETARLMNQHFVSIKVDREERPDIDALYMDAVQAMTGSGGWPMTVFLTPEGLPFYGGTYFPPKDRYGMPGFPTLLQRISDYYRNKREQVEETAAQFRDFYSRRVRLEQASAGEIGQEDAASGQAALKEAVGRLAASFDGTHGGFGGAPKFPHPMSLDFLLHQRLRRAAQDAETTASATQQDKSASASPRDSELGMVEFTLEMMANGGIYDQIGGGFHRYAVDDRWLVPHFEKMLYDNALLSRAYLHAYQITGEPFYRRICEETLDYVQREMLSQDGGFYSTQDADSEGVEGKFYLWTPAEVKAALGEEDGALFCAFYDVTERGNFEHTNILHVDHALKEIAEQQSVSVERLEQALARGREVLYRRRSERVWPGLDTKILTGWNGLMLRSFAEAARVLGRDDYRASAERAANFLLATMNSSGRLLRSYRDGQAKLKGYLEDYANLALALLELYQTTHTPRWFSAARQLADQMIDLFWDETDGGFFSTGKDHEELVGRPKELMDNATPSGNSSAVELLLRLAAYTGEDAYRARAETILRPLVPAMAEHPSALSQMLIALDFLIGPVHEVAVIGDPAAPDTRALLDVVNRQFRPNLVLAVARPDDTTAINTVPLLQERPQRDGAATAYVCQNFACKQPVTAPEALAEQLQSRHPA